A window of Hemibagrus wyckioides isolate EC202008001 linkage group LG03, SWU_Hwy_1.0, whole genome shotgun sequence contains these coding sequences:
- the LOC131349335 gene encoding ladderlectin-like, with product MVWRIVKEIGSVVEDKEEALKADAAEVKSGFCPHGWIKYNSRCFRLMRSSVSWLSAEAQCVAEQSRLASVHNIGEHKFLQNLLEMAGLSYAWIGAYNFQRSWLWVDTARFFYSNWYSLSNVPSFPCAVMRNNVGWTNTNCGYLYPFICAIDLNTCYRSE from the exons ATGGTCTGGAGAATAGTGAAAGAGATTGGATCAGTGG TTGAGGATAAAGAGGAAGCTCTCAAAGCAGATGCTGCTGAAG TTAAGTCAGGCTTCTGTCCACATGGATGGATTAAATATAATTCACGTTGCTTTCGACTCATGAGGTCAAGTGTGTCCTGGCTCAGTGCTGAG GCACAGTGTGTAGCTGAACAGTCACGACTGGCATCTGTACACAATATTGGGGAACATAAATTCCTGCAGAATTTGCTGGAAATGGCTGGTCTATCATACGCTTGGATTGGTGCTTACAACTTCCAG AGATCATGGCTGTGGGTTGACACAGCTCGGTTCTTCTACAGTAACTGGTACTCACTGAGCAATGTGCCCAGCTTCCCATGTGCTGTCATGAGGAACAAtg tTGGCTGGACTAACACTAACTGTGGATATTTATATCCATTCATCTGTGCTATTGACCTAAATACATGTTACAGGAGTGAGTGA